The Paramisgurnus dabryanus chromosome 6, PD_genome_1.1, whole genome shotgun sequence genome has a window encoding:
- the LOC135744302 gene encoding tripartite motif-containing protein 16-like isoform X2: protein MAEATLSVSQDQFICSICLDLLKDPVTIPCGHSYCMSCITNCWNQDDQKRNYSCPQCRQTFNTRPDLNKNVVFAQMVEMLKKTKLQTDRSAVSSAGPEDVECDVCTERKHKAVKSCLVCLNSYCQTHFERHEELQSGRRHKVIDVTGRLQEMICSQHDKLIEVYCRTDQRCICYLCAMDEHKNHDTVSAAAERTEKQRLLEDKQRKLHQRIQEKEKKLQDLREAVKIHTISAQTAVDDTERIFTQLIRSIERRRSEVIQLIRDQEKTAVSRAEDLLKKLKQEIDDLRRRNDEMEKLSQTKDHISFLQSFQSLSSSPGSSDNITVSSRLSFDDVMKSVTKLKEKMEDFCKEEIDKISEKVSFTEIITNEPKIREEFLQYFSLFSLDPNTAHRRICLSEENRTATRTRTFQPYPDHPDRFDDWSQVLCSESLCGRCYWEIEWSSEVYISVSYKSISRKGGGYESAFGYNDQSWSLICSPSQCSFWHNNIETKLPVVSSKIGVYVDHSSGSLSFYSVSDTMTLIHRVNTTFTKPLYPGFGFYFYDSTVKLCDLTL, encoded by the exons ATGGCGGAAGCGACTCTTTCAGTGTCTCAGGATCAGTTTATCTGTTCAATCTGTCTGGATTTACTGAAGGATCCAGTGACCATTCCCTGTGGACACAGTTACTGTATGAGCTGTATTACAAACTGCTGGAATCAAGATGATCAGAAGAGAAACTACAGCTGCCCTCAGTGCAGACAGACCTTCAATACAAGAcctgatttaaataaaaatgtggtGTTTGCTCAGATGGTGGAGATGCTAAAGAAGACAAAACTTCAGACTGATCGATCTGCTGTCAGTTCTGCTGGACCTGAAGATGTGGAGTGTGACGTCTGTActgagagaaaacacaaagcTGTCAAGTCCTGTCTGGTGTGTCTGAACTCTTACTGTCAAACTCACTTTGAAAGACATGAAGAACTTCAATCAGGTAGACGACACAAAGTGATTGATGTGACAGGACGACTTCAGGAGATGATCTGCTCTCAACATGACAAACTCATCGAGGTTTACTGTCGCACTGATCAGAGATGTATTTGTTATCTGTGTGCGATGGATGAACATAAAAATCACGACACTGTATCAGCTGCAGCAGAGAGAACTGAGAAACAG AGATTACTGGAGGACAAGCAGAGAAAACTCCATCAGAGAATCCAGGAGAAAGAGAAGAAGCTTCAGGATCTAAGAGAGGCTGTGAAGATTCACACG ATCTCTGCACAGACAGCAGTGGATGACACTGAGAGGATCTTTACTCAACTGATCCGATCCATTGAGAGAAGACGATCTGAGGTGATACAACTGATCAGAGATCAGGAAAAGACTGCAGTGAGTCGAGCTGAAGATCTCTTGAAGAAACTGAAGCAGGAGATTGATGATCTGAGGAGGAGAAATGATGAGATGGAGAAACTTTCACAAACAAAAGATCACATCAGTTTCCTTCAG agttttcagtctctctctTCATCTCCTGGATCTTCAGACAACATCACTGTCTCTTCTCGTCTCTCTTTTGATGATGTGATGAAATCTGTCACTAAACTGAAAGAAAAGATGGAGGATTTCTGTAAAGAAGAGATTGATAAGATATCTGAGAAAG TTTCATTCACTGAAATTATTACAAATGAACCCAAGATCAGAGAGGAGTTCCTACAGT ATTTCAGTCTCTTCTCTCTGGATCCAAACACAGCACACAGACGTATCTGTCTTTCTGAGGAGAACAGAACGGCTACTCGCACTAGGACATTTCAGCCGTATCCTGATCATCCAGACAGATTTGATGATTGGTCTCAGGTGTTGTGTAGTGAGAGTTTATGTGGACGCTGTTATTGGGAGATTGAATGGAGTAGTGAGGTGTATATATCAGTGTCATATAAGAGCATCAGCAGGAAGGGAGGAGGTTATGAGTCTGCATTTGGATATAATGATCAGTCCTGGAGTTTAATCTGTTCTCCCTCTCAATGTTCATTCTGGCACAATAATATAGAGACTAAACTGCCAGTAGTCTCCAGTAAAATAGGAGTTTATGTGGATCACAGTTCAGGATCTCTGTCCTTCTACAGCGTCTCTGACACAATGACCCTCATCCACAGAGTCAACACCACATTCACTAAACCTCTCTATCCTGGGTTTGGGTTTTACTTTTATGACTCAACAGTGAAACTATGTGATCTAACATTATAA
- the LOC135744300 gene encoding E3 ubiquitin/ISG15 ligase TRIM25-like gives MAEVNLSVIQDQFICSICLDLLKDPVTIPCGHSYCMSCITNCWNQDDQKRNYSCPQCRQTFNTRPDLNKNVVFAQMVEMLKKTKLQTDRSALSSAGPEDVECDVCTERKYKAIKSCLMCLNSYCQTHFERHEELQSGRRHKVIDVTGRLQEMICSQHDKLIEVYCRTDQRCICLLCLVDEHKNHDTVSAAAERTEKQRLLEDKQRKLHQRIQEKEKKLQDLREAVKIHTISAQTAVDDTERIFTQLIRSIERRRTEVIQLIRDQEKTAVSRAEDLLKKLKQEIDDLRRRNDEMEKLSQTKDHISFLQSFQSLSSSPGSSDNITVSSRLSFDDVMKSVTKLKEKMEDFCKEEIEKISEKVSFTEIIFNEPKIREEFLQYFRLFSLDPNTAHRRIHLYEENTAATYTDTYQHFPEHPDRFKVFPQVLCRESLCGRCYWEIEWSGDYGVFISVSYKSISREGKGDECAFGLNDQSWSLICSSSGCSFWHNKIKTNLPVVLRSSRIGVYVDHSSGSLSFYSVSDTMTLIHRVNTTFTKPLYLGFGLNCDSTVKLCDLTL, from the exons ATGGCAGAAGTGAATCTTTCAGTGATTCAGGATCAGTTCATCTGTTCAATATGTCTGGATTTACTGAAGGATCCAGTGACCATTCCCTGTGGACACAGTTACTGTATGAGCTGTATTACAAACTGCTGGAATCAAGATGATCAGAAGAGAAACTACAGCTGCCCTCAGTGCAGACAGACCTTCAATACAAGAcctgatttaaataaaaatgtggtGTTTGCTCAGATGGTGGAGATGCTGAAGAAGACAAAACTTCAGACTGATCGATCTGCTCTCAGTTCTGCTGGACCTGAAGATGTGGAGTGTGACGTCTGTACTGAGAGAAAATACAAAGCTATCAAGTCCTGTCTGATGTGTCTGAACTCTTACTGTCAAACTCACTTTGAAAGACATGAAGAACTTCAATCAGGTAGACGACACAAAGTGATTGATGTGACAGGAAGACTTCAGGAGATGATCTGCTCTCAACATGACAAACTCATCGAGGTTTACTGTCGCACTGATCAGAGATGTATTTGTTTGCTTTGTTTGGTGGATGAACATAAAAACCACGACACTGTATCAGCTGCAGCAGAGAGAACTGAGAAACAG AGATTACTGGAGGACAAGCAGAGAAAACTCCATCAGAGAATCCAGGAGAAAGAGAAGAAGCTTCAGGATCTAAGAGAGGCTGTGAAGATTCACACG ATCTCTGCACAGACAGCAGTGGACGACACTGAGAGGATTTTTACTCAACTGATCCGATCCATTGAAAGAAGACGAACTGAGGTGATACAACTGATCAGAGATCAGGAAAAGACTGCAGTGAGTCGAGCTGAAGATCTCTTGAAGAAACTGAAGCAGGAGATTGATGATCTGAGGAGGAGAAATGATGAGATGGAGAAACTTTCACAAACAAAAGATCACATCAGTTTCCTTCAG agttttcagtctctctctTCATCTCCTGGATCTTCAGACAACATCACTGTCTCTTCTCGTCTCTCTTTTGATGATGTGATGAAATCTGTCACTAAACTGAAAGAAAAGATGGAGGATTTCTGTAAAGAAGAGATTGAAAAGATATCTGAGAAAG TTTCATTCACTGAAATTATTTTCAATGAACCCAAGATCAGAGAGGAGTTCCTACAGT ATTTCAGGCTCTTCTCTCTGGATCCAAACACAGCACACAGACGTATCCATTTGTATGAGGAAAACACAGCGGCTACTTACACTGACACATATCAGCATTTTCCTGAACATCCAGACAGATTTAAAGTTTTTCCTCAGGTGTTGTGTAGAGAGAGTTTGTGTGGACGCTGTTACTGGGAAATTGAATGGAGTGGGGATTATGGTGTGTTTATATCAGTGTCATATAAGAGCATCAGCAGGGAGGGAAAAGGTGATGAGTGTGCATTTGGACTTAATGATCAGTCCTGGAGTTTGATCTGTTCTTCCTCCGGATGTTCATTCTGGCACAATAAGATAAAGACAAATCTCCCTGTAGTGCTCAGATCTTCTAGAATAGGAGTTTATGTGGATCACAGTTCAGGATCTCTGTCCTTCTACAGCGTCTCTGACACAATGACCCTCATCCACAGAGTCAACACCACATTCACTAAACCTCTCTATCTTGGGTTTGGATTAAATTGTGACTCAACAGTAAAACTATGTGATCTAACATTATAA